Proteins encoded by one window of Ulvibacter sp. MAR_2010_11:
- a CDS encoding TIGR04283 family arsenosugar biosynthesis glycosyltransferase → MISIVIPVLNEEATIGALLLYLQKNSTPNFVTEILVVDGGSTDTTPKVIADISEKTEITIQFIASDKGRAIQMNTGARHASGSILYFLHADSFPPKHFDKHIVEKVKKGDTTGCFRMKFDTKHPLLQISQWFTRFNLKVCRGGDQSLFITKELFQSLGGFNETYTIYEDCEFINRLYSTTRFTVIPEYITTSSRKYRERGTWALQFHFMMIHLKNRMGASPEALYSYYLNHISRPEI, encoded by the coding sequence ATGATAAGTATCGTTATTCCGGTGTTAAATGAAGAGGCAACCATTGGAGCGTTGTTGTTGTATTTGCAAAAAAACAGCACTCCTAATTTTGTTACTGAAATACTTGTAGTAGATGGAGGAAGCACAGATACTACGCCAAAGGTAATTGCCGATATTTCAGAAAAAACCGAAATTACGATTCAGTTTATTGCTTCAGATAAAGGGAGAGCCATACAAATGAATACGGGCGCTCGACATGCCTCAGGCAGTATACTGTATTTCCTGCATGCAGATTCTTTTCCGCCGAAACATTTCGACAAACATATTGTAGAGAAAGTAAAAAAAGGAGACACCACAGGTTGTTTTCGTATGAAATTTGACACCAAACATCCGTTATTGCAAATTTCCCAATGGTTTACGCGATTTAACCTCAAAGTTTGCAGAGGAGGTGACCAGTCCTTATTTATAACAAAGGAATTGTTTCAGAGTTTAGGCGGATTTAATGAAACCTATACCATTTACGAAGATTGTGAATTTATTAATCGGTTGTACAGTACAACGCGTTTTACGGTAATCCCCGAGTATATCACTACCTCTTCCCGTAAGTACCGTGAACGGGGAACTTGGGCGCTCCAGTTTCATTTTATGATGATTCATTTAAAAAACCGAATGGGAGCCTCTCCCGAAGCCTTATACAGCTATTATCTCAATCATATCTCCAGACCGGAAATTTAA
- a CDS encoding glycoside hydrolase, translating to MKNLTLILYGLFVLTGCAQKSPDDPKINGVSFVASPDEVSQDHIVPVLNLNANYASVMPFGFIKTLDHPEVVFNTERQWLGETKEGVKQCITKLHGNNIQVMLKPQIWIWRGEFTGNLKMTSEENWEALEASYRTFILEFAQVAEETHVAIFCIGTELEQFIIHRPQFWQTLIVEIKTIYNGKLTYAANWDEYKRVPFWDALDYIGVDAYFPVSESKTPTFEAIKLGWQPWKVELKSVAEKHRKKIIFAEFGYRSVDYAGKEPWRSDRDMNETNLEAQTNLTKGLFEEVWNEPWFAGGFVWKWFIQHPEVGGMENNQFTPQNKPAEEVIRQAYKENN from the coding sequence ATGAAAAACCTCACCCTTATTTTATACGGTCTTTTTGTCTTAACCGGTTGTGCCCAAAAGTCGCCCGACGATCCTAAGATAAATGGAGTGAGTTTTGTTGCCTCTCCCGATGAAGTTTCTCAAGACCATATTGTTCCGGTATTGAATCTCAATGCAAATTATGCTTCGGTGATGCCATTCGGTTTTATCAAAACTCTGGATCATCCCGAGGTTGTTTTTAATACAGAGCGTCAGTGGTTAGGTGAAACCAAGGAAGGTGTAAAGCAATGCATTACCAAATTACATGGTAACAATATTCAGGTGATGCTGAAACCACAAATTTGGATATGGCGTGGAGAATTTACCGGGAATTTAAAAATGACTTCCGAAGAAAATTGGGAAGCGCTGGAAGCCTCATACCGTACTTTTATTCTTGAATTTGCACAGGTGGCAGAGGAGACTCATGTTGCTATATTTTGTATCGGGACCGAGCTGGAGCAATTTATTATTCACAGACCTCAATTTTGGCAAACACTTATTGTCGAAATAAAAACTATATATAACGGAAAACTCACCTACGCCGCAAATTGGGATGAATACAAACGAGTACCTTTTTGGGATGCTCTGGATTATATTGGAGTGGATGCTTATTTTCCGGTTTCGGAAAGTAAAACACCAACTTTTGAAGCAATAAAATTAGGATGGCAACCCTGGAAAGTGGAGTTGAAATCGGTGGCTGAAAAGCACAGGAAGAAAATTATTTTTGCCGAATTTGGTTACCGTAGCGTAGATTATGCCGGTAAAGAGCCCTGGAGGAGTGACCGCGATATGAATGAAACAAATCTGGAAGCCCAGACCAACTTGACAAAAGGTTTATTTGAAGAAGTATGGAATGAGCCCTGGTTTGCCGGAGGTTTTGTTTGGAAATGGTTTATACAACACCCGGAAGTGGGAGGTATGGAAAATAATCAATTTACACCACAAAATAAGCCTGCCGAAGAGGTTATCCGACAGGCTTATAAAGAGAACAATTAG